The following coding sequences lie in one Glycine soja cultivar W05 chromosome 16, ASM419377v2, whole genome shotgun sequence genomic window:
- the LOC114389473 gene encoding salicylic acid-binding protein 2-like: MGSQNCMDRKHYVLVHGACHGAWCWYKLKPRLESAGHKVTVLDLAASGTNMKKIEDVDTFSEYSAPLLQLMATIPSNEKLVLVGHSLGGLNIALAMEKFPEKVAVGVFLTAFAPDTEHHPSYVLEKYNERTPLAAWLDTEFAPSGNKTSMFFGPNFLSDKLYQLSPIEDLELAKTLARPSSLFMEDLTKQKNFSKEGYGSVPRAFIVCTEDLGIPLEYQLLMIQNVGFNDVVEVKDADHMVMLCKPQELFDSLQQIATKYA, from the exons ATGGGTTCACAAAATTGTATGGATAGGAAGCACTATGTTCTGGTGCATGGGGCATGCCATGGAGCTTGGTGTTGGTATAAGCTCAAGCCACGCTTGGAATCTGCAGGCCATAAGGTCACAGTACTTGACCTTGCAGCTTCTGgaaccaacatgaagaaaattgaAGATGTTGATACTTTCTCAGAGTATTCTGCGCCTTTGTTGCAGCTAATGGCCACAATTCCCTCAAATGAGAAGTTAGTTCTAGTTGGTCACAGCCTTGGAGGGCTGAACATAGCACTTGCAATGGAGAAATTCCCAGAAAAGGTAGCAGTTGGTGTTTTCTTAACAGCTTTTGCTCCAGACACTGAACACCACCCATCTTATGTCTTGGAAAAG TACAATGAGAGGACCCCGTTAGCTGCATGGTTAGACACTGAATTTGCTCCAAGCGGAAACAAAACATCAATGTTCTTCGGCCCCAACTTCTTGTCCGACAAGCTCTACCAACTGTCCCCTATTGAG GACTTGGAATTGGCCAAGACTTTAGCAAGGCCATCATCGCTCTTCATGGAAGACTTGACTAAACAAAAGAACTTCTCCAAAGAGGGATATGGGTCAGTTCCACGTGCCTTTATTGTTTGCACGGAGGACCTTGGAATTCCATTGGAATATCAGCTCTTGATGATCCAAAATGTTGGGTTCAATGACGTTGTAGAGGTCAAAGACGCAGATCATATGGTTATGCTTTGCAAGCCACAAGAACTATTCGATTCCCTCCAGCAGATAGCGACTAAATATGCATGA